AACACACGTCGCAGCAATTTGGAGGGGAAAGCATGAGCGAGAGACAGCAGACAACATTCACACTTCCGGGAACCGGCATCACCTTGAACCGCATGGGCTATGGCGCGATGCAGCTTGCCGGGCCTCACGTCTTTGGTCCGCCGAAGGACCGCGCCATGGCCGTGACGGTGCTGCGTGATGCGGTGGCGTGGGGTGTTGACCACATCGATACTTCAGATTTCTACGGTCCTCATATCACCAACCAGATTCTGCACGAAGCCCTGCACCCCTACAGTGGGTTGACGATCGTGACGAAGGTTGGCGGTAGGCGTGGACCGGCGGGCGAGTGGCTGCCGGCACAAGAGCCGGCGGAGCTGGTTCAGGGCGTCCACGACAATCTGCGTAATCTTGGTGTCGATGTACTGGATGTCGTGAACCTGCGCGTGTGGGGCGGCGTGAGTTCGCCGACCGAAGGTTCTATTGCTGAGCGGTTTGAGGCTCTGGCGAAGCTGCAGCAGCAGGGGCTGATCCGGCATCTTGGGTTGAGCAATGTGACCGCGAAGCAGGTCGAGGAAGCGCTGACCATTGCTCCGGTGGTTGGGGTGCAGAACCAGTACAACCTTGCCTCGCGGGAGGATGATGCGTTGATCGACAGTCTGGCCGTGAAGGGGATCGCTTATGTGCCGTTCTTCCCACTGGGTGGATTTACGCCGCTGCAGTCTTCGACGCTGTCAGATGTCGCGGCAAGGCTGAACGCGACGCCGATGCAGGTTGCGCTGTCATGGCTGCTGCATCGCTCGCCGAATGTTTTGCTAATCCCGGGAACCTCATCGGTAGTGCATTTACGGGAAAATCTGGCGGCCGCGGAGCTGGTGCTACCGAAGAATGAGTTGCAGGAGCTGGATGGGATCGGTGCGTTGGCGAAGCAGTGATTCCCCCCCCGAGAAAATAGAAAAGCCCGGAGCGATCCGGGCTTTTTCTCTTTTGGCAGCGATTACGCTGCTAGTAGATCAGTTTGCGGCGGTTGCGGACGACCAGGTAGTTGATGGCGGCTACGATGGTGATGACAGCGATGATGGTCTGGGACCAGACGCAGTAGATGCACCATTTTTCGAGCACAAACGCTTCCAGATAGCTGAGAATGCCGGCAAAGAAGAGGCCGATCTGTGCGGCTTCAAAGGCAAAGAAATCGAGCTTGGTGAGAGCGAGAACGGCGATGAGGAGATAGCCGCCCAGACCGAGAACCGCGACTGGAATGTGTTTCCCATGACGTGGGTCCTCTCCGAAGGATGCGGCGGGAAACACGGCAAAGCGGGAGTGATTGACGGCTCCGCAGTCCCACTTTTCTGTTACGGCACAAGGTGGGGCGGCGTTGGGGTCCTGGAGGTGAACGCGAAGCGCCAACCCTGAGACCACCATGCCACCTACTGCCAGCAAAGCAATGAGATAACGCAGAAAAGCCATTGCGAACAGGGTACGCCCGTAACCATCGGTAACGCCAGCTTTCTCAGTGGCAACTGTTGCACTGGAAGGCACTTGCGTGCTTTCCGTAATGAGGAGCATCAAAGAGAGAGGAGAGATATTTGGAGACGCAGGAGATTATTGCGGAGAGCCCGAAGAGGCCGGAACACGGCTTTGGGCCGTTACAGATTCCGCTGTTTCGCGACCGCTGGATCGCCTCCACGGTCAGCAATCTGGGGACCTGGATGCAGGACACGGCGGGCACCTGGCTGATGACGGTGCTCTCGGCCGGCTCGCCCCTGCTCATCGCTCTGATGCAGACTGCCGCCAGCCTTCCGGTTT
This genomic window from Terriglobus albidus contains:
- a CDS encoding aldo/keto reductase family oxidoreductase, giving the protein MSERQQTTFTLPGTGITLNRMGYGAMQLAGPHVFGPPKDRAMAVTVLRDAVAWGVDHIDTSDFYGPHITNQILHEALHPYSGLTIVTKVGGRRGPAGEWLPAQEPAELVQGVHDNLRNLGVDVLDVVNLRVWGGVSSPTEGSIAERFEALAKLQQQGLIRHLGLSNVTAKQVEEALTIAPVVGVQNQYNLASREDDALIDSLAVKGIAYVPFFPLGGFTPLQSSTLSDVAARLNATPMQVALSWLLHRSPNVLLIPGTSSVVHLRENLAAAELVLPKNELQELDGIGALAKQ
- a CDS encoding vitamin K epoxide reductase family protein encodes the protein MPSSATVATEKAGVTDGYGRTLFAMAFLRYLIALLAVGGMVVSGLALRVHLQDPNAAPPCAVTEKWDCGAVNHSRFAVFPAASFGEDPRHGKHIPVAVLGLGGYLLIAVLALTKLDFFAFEAAQIGLFFAGILSYLEAFVLEKWCIYCVWSQTIIAVITIVAAINYLVVRNRRKLIY